The Mycolicibacterium boenickei genome has a segment encoding these proteins:
- a CDS encoding LCP family protein has product MSDGDNATPGRRHRSPDDSSDNQWITRSRQPLPGAAPWERQDAPSPDESPLDEPTGSHADGVTVADLIAKIAGTGSTPSPSRHRLEPDDPEDVEPEPEPEAQPEPAYVFEAEPEPEFIHEAEPEPAYLEEQEPEPVYTRPPVPDPTDVIEAVRIDPEDDQPQDFHEAEDYPEHFDAGFDEPFHEPFGDAPIDDSFEEAVDAPFDDSLEHPETENTDTDVLPALPAVYDYDAPQERPAWRVRPTPPDEHDPDETTVLEAVKPPLNRRVMLAGRSAAAILAVLTLVLTGGAWQWQSSKNNSLNKVAALDLNSRDIVDPNSQFGDENFLIIGTDSRFGENGGMGAGGTEDAGGARSDTIMLVNIPANRERVVAVSFPRDLSITPMQCEPWNAETATYGPLYDEETGTYGPDEVYTETKLNSAFAFGGPKCLVKVIQKLSGLSINRFMAVDFSGFSKMVDALGGVEVCSTTPLEDYELGTVLPNAGRQMIDGHTALNYVRARQVTTEYNGDYGRIKRQQLFLSSLLRALISRDTFFSLNKLNNVVNMFISDSFVDNIRTKDLVDLGQSVQGVNAGRITFVTVPTVGYADEYGNEVPRTDDMRALFDAIINDDPLPGEKNPDNTPVPGTPESTTSSVQAAAPSETPQSTAPEPAPAATEGGEMVNAVTTEPQQVTVQVSNSTGQSGLASTAATELQEHGFNVNTPDDYPSTLPATTVFFSPGNEEAAATVASSFPNPTIERVSGMGDVVQVVLGSDFNAVNAPTPSGSEVQVHVLKGTSTSPTHLPEDLNVTNAADTTCE; this is encoded by the coding sequence ATGAGTGACGGTGATAACGCCACTCCCGGCCGTCGGCACCGCTCGCCGGACGATTCGTCGGACAACCAATGGATTACCCGATCCCGGCAGCCTTTGCCAGGCGCCGCGCCGTGGGAACGCCAGGATGCGCCGTCACCCGATGAATCACCGCTCGACGAGCCGACGGGCAGCCACGCCGACGGCGTAACTGTCGCCGATCTGATCGCCAAGATCGCCGGGACCGGATCCACCCCGTCGCCGTCGCGTCACCGGCTGGAGCCCGACGACCCAGAAGACGTCGAACCGGAGCCAGAGCCCGAGGCACAGCCCGAACCGGCGTACGTCTTCGAGGCGGAGCCGGAACCAGAATTCATCCACGAGGCCGAGCCGGAGCCGGCTTACCTGGAAGAGCAAGAGCCCGAGCCGGTCTACACCCGCCCGCCCGTGCCCGATCCGACGGACGTCATCGAAGCGGTGCGGATCGATCCGGAAGACGATCAGCCCCAGGATTTCCACGAAGCCGAGGACTACCCCGAGCACTTCGACGCCGGTTTCGACGAGCCCTTCCACGAACCGTTCGGCGACGCACCGATCGACGACTCTTTCGAGGAGGCCGTCGACGCGCCGTTCGACGACTCACTGGAGCACCCCGAGACCGAGAACACCGATACCGATGTGCTCCCGGCCCTGCCTGCGGTGTACGACTACGACGCTCCCCAGGAGCGCCCCGCCTGGCGCGTCCGCCCGACGCCACCGGACGAGCACGACCCCGACGAGACCACCGTGTTGGAGGCAGTCAAGCCGCCGCTCAACCGCCGGGTCATGCTGGCCGGCCGCTCCGCCGCGGCGATCCTCGCGGTACTCACGCTGGTACTCACCGGTGGGGCCTGGCAGTGGCAGTCCTCGAAGAACAACAGCCTCAACAAGGTCGCCGCGCTGGATCTCAACTCGCGCGACATCGTCGACCCCAACTCGCAGTTCGGCGACGAGAACTTCCTGATCATCGGTACCGACAGCCGGTTCGGCGAGAACGGCGGCATGGGCGCCGGCGGCACCGAGGACGCCGGTGGCGCCCGATCCGACACGATCATGCTGGTGAACATCCCGGCCAACCGGGAACGAGTGGTCGCCGTGTCGTTCCCGCGTGACCTGTCGATCACACCGATGCAGTGCGAGCCGTGGAACGCCGAGACGGCGACCTACGGTCCGCTGTACGACGAGGAGACCGGGACCTACGGCCCGGACGAGGTCTACACCGAGACCAAGCTGAACTCCGCCTTCGCCTTCGGCGGCCCGAAATGCCTGGTGAAGGTGATCCAGAAGCTGTCCGGGTTGTCCATCAACCGGTTCATGGCCGTCGATTTCTCCGGTTTCTCGAAAATGGTCGACGCGCTGGGCGGGGTGGAGGTGTGCAGCACCACCCCGCTGGAGGACTACGAGCTCGGCACGGTCCTACCCAATGCCGGCCGTCAGATGATCGACGGCCACACCGCCCTGAACTACGTGCGGGCCCGTCAGGTGACCACCGAATACAACGGGGACTACGGGCGGATCAAACGCCAGCAGCTGTTCTTGTCCTCGCTGCTGCGCGCGCTGATCTCGCGGGACACGTTCTTCTCGCTGAACAAGCTGAACAACGTGGTGAACATGTTCATCAGCGACAGCTTCGTGGACAACATCAGGACCAAGGACCTGGTCGACCTCGGGCAGTCGGTGCAGGGTGTGAACGCGGGCCGGATCACCTTCGTCACGGTGCCGACGGTGGGCTACGCAGACGAATACGGCAACGAGGTCCCCCGGACCGACGACATGCGCGCCCTGTTCGACGCGATCATCAACGACGACCCGCTGCCCGGTGAGAAGAATCCGGACAACACCCCCGTGCCCGGCACGCCGGAATCGACCACGTCGTCGGTCCAGGCCGCTGCCCCGTCGGAAACTCCGCAGTCGACGGCGCCGGAGCCCGCCCCGGCCGCGACGGAGGGCGGTGAGATGGTCAACGCCGTCACCACCGAACCGCAGCAGGTCACCGTGCAGGTGTCGAACTCGACCGGCCAGAGCGGCCTGGCCTCGACCGCGGCCACCGAACTGCAGGAACACGGCTTCAACGTCAACACCCCTGACGACTATCCGAGCACGCTTCCGGCGACCACGGTGTTCTTCTCCCCCGGCAACGAGGAGGCGGCCGCGACCGTGGCCAGTTCCTTCCCCAACCCCACCATCGAGCGGGTATCGGGCATGGGTGACGTGGTGCAGGTGGTGCTGGGCTCCGATTTCAACGCAGTGAATGCCCCGACCCCGAGTGGGTCGGAGGTCCAGGTGCACGTGCTCAAGGGCACCAGCACCAGCCCGACGCATCTGCCCGAGGATCTGAACGTCACCAACGCGGCGGACACCACCTGCGAATAG
- the pstB gene encoding phosphate ABC transporter ATP-binding protein PstB: protein MAKRLDLKDVNIYYGAFHAVSEVSLSVQPRSVMAFIGPSGCGKSTVLRTLNRMHEVIPGARVEGSVLLDGEDIYGAGVDPVGVRKTIGMVFQRPNPFPTMSIRDNVVAGLKLQGVRNKKTLDEVAERSLRGANLWNEVKDRLDKPGGGLSGGQQQRLCIARAIAVQPDVLLMDEPCSALDPISTLAIEDLISTLKQDFTIVIVTHNMQQAARVSDQTAFFNLEATGKPGKLIEIDDTEKIFSNPTQKATEDYISGRFG from the coding sequence ATGGCCAAGCGGCTGGACCTCAAGGACGTCAACATCTACTACGGCGCGTTCCACGCCGTCTCCGAGGTTTCGCTGTCGGTGCAGCCGCGCAGCGTGATGGCCTTCATCGGCCCGTCGGGCTGCGGTAAGTCGACCGTGCTGCGCACGCTGAACCGCATGCACGAGGTGATCCCCGGTGCGCGGGTCGAGGGTTCGGTGCTGCTCGACGGTGAGGACATCTACGGCGCCGGGGTGGACCCGGTGGGCGTGCGCAAGACCATCGGCATGGTGTTCCAGCGCCCGAACCCGTTCCCCACCATGTCGATTCGTGACAACGTGGTGGCGGGCCTGAAGTTGCAGGGCGTCCGCAACAAGAAGACCCTCGACGAGGTGGCCGAGCGTTCGCTGCGCGGCGCCAACCTGTGGAACGAGGTCAAGGATCGTCTGGACAAGCCCGGCGGCGGTCTGTCGGGTGGTCAGCAGCAGCGGTTGTGTATCGCCCGTGCCATCGCGGTGCAGCCGGACGTGCTGTTGATGGATGAGCCCTGCTCGGCGCTCGACCCGATCTCGACGCTGGCAATCGAGGATCTGATCTCCACGCTCAAGCAGGATTTCACGATCGTCATCGTCACCCACAACATGCAGCAGGCCGCCCGGGTGAGCGATCAGACCGCGTTCTTCAATCTCGAGGCCACCGGCAAGCCCGGCAAGCTGATCGAGATCGACGACACCGAGAAGATCTTCTCCAACCCCACCCAGAAGGCGACCGAGGACTACATCTCGGGTCGCTTCGGCTGA
- the pstC gene encoding phosphate ABC transporter permease subunit PstC: MTNRGPDGTTVTTPNPADSGSGETLASPHPEPAPISTDPSKGAKVRLGDRIFRWLAEGSGILIVALIAAIGVFLLWRAIPALTRNEENFFLYGGNWITTDTSAMHFGIFELLQVTVFVSVFALLLAMPVALGIAIYLTQYSSRRLAGPLAYLVDLLAAVPSIVYGVWGLYVLAPAIKPFAVWLNTHLDWLFLFKTGNASVAGGGTIFTAGIVLAVMILPIITAVTREVFTQTPRGQIEAALALGATRWEVVRTTVLPFGLSGYISGAMLGLGRALGETIALLIILRGTQTAFSWTLFDGGYTFASKIAATASEFNDQYKAGAYIAAGLVLFILTFVVNSLARAAVAGKGR, from the coding sequence ATGACCAACAGGGGCCCTGACGGGACAACAGTGACAACGCCGAATCCAGCTGATTCGGGGTCGGGGGAGACGCTCGCGTCCCCTCACCCCGAACCGGCACCCATCTCCACCGATCCGTCCAAGGGAGCCAAGGTTCGCCTCGGCGACCGGATTTTCCGCTGGCTCGCAGAGGGTTCGGGCATCCTCATCGTCGCGCTCATCGCGGCGATCGGGGTGTTCCTGCTCTGGCGGGCGATTCCCGCGCTGACCCGCAACGAGGAGAACTTCTTCCTCTACGGCGGCAACTGGATCACCACCGACACCTCGGCGATGCACTTCGGCATCTTCGAGCTGCTGCAGGTGACCGTGTTCGTCTCGGTGTTCGCGCTGCTGCTGGCGATGCCGGTGGCGCTGGGTATCGCGATCTACCTGACCCAGTACTCATCGCGGCGGTTGGCCGGTCCGCTGGCCTATCTGGTGGACCTGCTGGCCGCTGTGCCGTCGATCGTCTACGGCGTGTGGGGCCTGTATGTGCTCGCGCCGGCCATCAAACCCTTTGCGGTGTGGCTCAATACGCACTTGGACTGGTTGTTCCTGTTCAAGACCGGCAACGCGTCGGTGGCCGGCGGCGGCACGATCTTCACCGCGGGCATCGTGTTGGCGGTGATGATCCTGCCGATCATCACCGCGGTGACCCGCGAGGTCTTCACCCAGACTCCGCGCGGCCAGATCGAGGCCGCACTCGCGCTCGGCGCCACCCGCTGGGAAGTGGTGCGCACGACGGTGCTGCCCTTCGGACTGTCCGGATATATCAGCGGCGCCATGCTCGGCCTGGGGCGCGCGCTCGGCGAGACCATCGCACTGCTGATCATCCTGCGTGGCACCCAGACCGCGTTCAGTTGGACGCTGTTCGACGGCGGCTACACCTTCGCCAGCAAGATCGCGGCCACCGCAAGCGAATTCAACGACCAGTACAAGGCGGGCGCCTACATTGCCGCCGGCCTGGTGCTGTTCATCCTCACCTTCGTGGTGAACTCGCTGGCGCGCGCCGCGGTCGCCGGAAAGGGACGCTGA
- the phoU gene encoding phosphate signaling complex protein PhoU yields the protein MRTHYNEQLRSLTDQLGEMCELAGTAMELATQALLQADLALAEQVISDHEKMTTLSTQAEESAFVLLALQAPVAGDLRSVVGSIQIVADVDRMGALALHVAKIARRRHPQHVLPEEVNGYFAEMGRVAVELGHAAREVLLTQDPEKAARIQEEDDAMDDLHRHLFSVLMDREWKHGVTAAVDVTLLSRFYERFADHAVEVARRVIFQVTGSYPADGDSVSSNQ from the coding sequence ATGCGTACCCATTACAACGAGCAATTGCGTTCACTGACGGACCAACTCGGCGAGATGTGCGAGTTGGCGGGTACCGCAATGGAGCTGGCCACCCAGGCGCTCTTGCAGGCCGATCTCGCGCTCGCCGAGCAGGTCATCAGTGACCACGAGAAGATGACCACGCTGAGCACCCAGGCCGAGGAGTCTGCGTTCGTGTTGCTCGCGTTGCAGGCGCCGGTTGCCGGCGATCTGCGGTCGGTGGTGGGCTCCATTCAGATCGTCGCCGATGTGGACCGGATGGGCGCGCTGGCGCTGCACGTGGCCAAGATCGCCCGCCGCCGCCACCCCCAGCATGTGCTGCCGGAGGAAGTGAACGGCTACTTCGCCGAAATGGGCCGGGTCGCAGTCGAACTGGGGCACGCCGCACGCGAGGTGCTGCTCACCCAGGATCCGGAGAAGGCTGCCCGGATCCAGGAGGAAGACGATGCGATGGACGATCTGCATCGCCACCTGTTCTCGGTTCTGATGGACCGGGAGTGGAAGCACGGCGTGACGGCCGCCGTCGATGTGACGTTGCTGAGCCGCTTCTACGAGCGCTTCGCCGACCATGCCGTCGAGGTGGCGCGGCGGGTCATTTTCCAGGTCACCGGCTCCTACCCGGCTGACGGGGATTCGGTTTCCTCCAACCAGTGA
- the pstA gene encoding phosphate ABC transporter permease PstA codes for MTSTLERPVKAPAFQGVSLRRKLTNHFATVLVTLSLLVALIPLVWVLYSVIVRGWAALSSPTWFTNSQAGMTTFTAGGGAYHAIIGTLLQGLVCSLISIPIGVMVGVYLVEYGGGTRLGKITTFMVDILTGVPSIVAALFIYALWVATLGFGRSGFAVSLALVLLMIPVIVRATEEMLRIVPMDLREASYALGVPKWKTIVRIVIPTALSGIVTGIMLALARVMGETAPLLILVGYAQAMNFDMFGGFMGSLPGMMYDQISAGAGANPVPTDRLWGAALTLILLVALLNVGARAVAKFFSPKKV; via the coding sequence ATGACCTCCACGCTCGAGCGGCCGGTCAAGGCGCCCGCGTTCCAGGGCGTGAGCCTGCGCCGCAAGCTGACCAACCACTTCGCCACGGTGCTGGTGACCCTGTCGTTGCTGGTCGCCCTGATCCCGCTGGTGTGGGTGCTGTATTCGGTGATCGTCCGGGGATGGGCCGCATTGAGCTCACCCACGTGGTTCACCAACTCCCAGGCGGGCATGACGACGTTCACCGCAGGCGGCGGTGCCTACCACGCGATCATCGGCACCCTGCTGCAAGGCCTGGTGTGCTCGCTGATCTCGATTCCGATCGGCGTCATGGTGGGTGTGTACCTGGTCGAGTACGGCGGCGGAACGCGGCTGGGCAAGATCACCACCTTCATGGTGGACATCCTCACCGGCGTGCCCTCGATCGTCGCCGCGCTGTTCATCTACGCACTGTGGGTGGCCACGCTCGGGTTCGGCCGGTCCGGGTTCGCGGTGTCACTCGCGTTGGTGCTGTTGATGATCCCGGTGATCGTGCGCGCCACGGAGGAGATGCTGCGCATCGTCCCGATGGACTTGCGGGAGGCGAGTTACGCACTGGGCGTGCCCAAATGGAAGACCATCGTGCGCATCGTGATCCCGACGGCGCTGTCGGGCATCGTCACCGGCATCATGCTCGCGCTGGCCCGCGTGATGGGTGAGACCGCACCGCTGCTGATCCTTGTCGGCTACGCGCAGGCCATGAACTTCGACATGTTCGGCGGCTTCATGGGATCACTGCCGGGCATGATGTACGACCAGATCTCGGCGGGTGCAGGCGCCAATCCGGTGCCCACCGACCGGCTCTGGGGTGCGGCCCTGACGCTGATCCTGCTGGTCGCCCTGCTCAACGTCGGAGCACGCGCGGTCGCCAAATTCTTTTCCCCCAAGAAGGTGTAG
- a CDS encoding quinone oxidoreductase family protein — translation MKAALVTEWGRIPVYTDVPEPEAHDGAEVAAVEASALTNLTRALVSGKHYASKEIQLPAIPGVDGVARLADGRRIYTGALGYSGLMAQRALVDPRGGVDIPEHVDSVTAAALPNPGISAWTALSYAAAVKPGDHVLVLGATGVTGSMAVQLACAMFGAEKVVAAGRNPERLAWLRSAGAHDTIALGEQDLGARVAEMHAERPFDAVLDYLWGDPAAQVLTALAAGHPAAHYHPTRFVQIGSMTGPTLPLDAGVLRGTGITLSGVGIGSVPPEVLGRARAEALPRLFTMVADGQLELRTQPRALADVAEVWAGGEPSGTRVVLTP, via the coding sequence ATGAAGGCCGCACTGGTCACCGAATGGGGCCGCATTCCCGTCTACACCGACGTGCCCGAGCCCGAGGCACATGACGGCGCCGAGGTGGCCGCCGTCGAAGCATCGGCCCTGACCAATCTCACCCGGGCACTGGTATCGGGGAAGCACTACGCCAGCAAGGAGATCCAGCTACCCGCCATTCCCGGCGTCGACGGTGTGGCGCGGCTTGCCGACGGCCGTCGCATCTACACCGGAGCGCTCGGATACTCCGGGCTGATGGCACAGCGTGCCCTGGTCGATCCCCGCGGCGGGGTCGACATCCCGGAACACGTGGATTCGGTCACCGCCGCCGCCCTACCCAACCCCGGCATCTCGGCCTGGACCGCACTGTCGTACGCCGCGGCGGTCAAGCCCGGCGACCACGTGCTCGTATTGGGCGCCACCGGCGTAACCGGCTCCATGGCAGTGCAATTGGCCTGCGCCATGTTCGGCGCCGAGAAAGTGGTGGCCGCCGGCCGTAACCCCGAACGGCTGGCGTGGCTACGGTCGGCCGGAGCTCACGACACGATCGCCCTCGGCGAGCAGGATCTGGGCGCCCGCGTCGCCGAGATGCACGCGGAGCGTCCGTTCGACGCGGTGCTCGACTATCTGTGGGGCGACCCGGCCGCACAGGTGCTCACGGCCCTGGCCGCCGGCCATCCGGCCGCGCACTACCACCCCACCCGATTCGTACAGATCGGATCGATGACCGGACCGACGCTACCGCTGGACGCGGGAGTGCTGCGCGGCACCGGGATCACGCTCAGCGGGGTCGGCATCGGCAGCGTTCCACCCGAGGTGCTGGGCCGAGCCCGCGCCGAGGCGTTGCCCCGGCTGTTCACCATGGTCGCCGACGGTCAACTCGAATTGCGCACCCAGCCACGGGCATTGGCTGATGTCGCCGAGGTGTGGGCGGGCGGTGAACCGTCGGGCACCCGGGTGGTGCTGACGCCCTGA
- a CDS encoding acyl-ACP desaturase — MSQEYTDLQLLHELEPVVETSINRHMRMRKDWNPHDFIPWSDGKNYYALGGQDWDPEQSKLSEVAKTAMVQNLLTEDNLPSYHREIAMNMGMDGAWGQWVNRWTAEENRHGIALRDYLVVTRAVDPVELEELRVEQVTRGFSPGQNQQGDLFAESLFDSVMYVSFQELATRVSHRNTGKACDDPIADQLLQRISADENLHMIFYRDVSAAGLDIAPNQGMASLHRVLDNFKMPGYTVPDFRRKAVVIAVGGVYDPRIHLDDVVMPVLRKWRIFEREDFTGEGARLRDDLGRIVEELEDACDKFEVAKERRLERERKVAEKKAMKNLLVSSSSS, encoded by the coding sequence ATGTCGCAGGAATACACCGACCTGCAGCTCCTGCACGAACTCGAGCCTGTCGTTGAGACCAGCATCAACCGCCATATGCGGATGCGTAAGGACTGGAACCCGCACGACTTCATCCCGTGGTCGGACGGCAAGAACTACTACGCACTCGGCGGCCAGGACTGGGATCCCGAGCAGTCCAAGCTGTCCGAGGTCGCCAAGACCGCGATGGTGCAGAACCTGCTCACCGAGGACAACCTGCCCTCGTACCACCGCGAGATCGCCATGAACATGGGCATGGACGGCGCCTGGGGCCAGTGGGTCAACCGCTGGACCGCCGAGGAGAACCGCCACGGCATCGCCCTGCGCGACTACCTCGTGGTGACCCGCGCCGTCGACCCCGTCGAACTGGAAGAACTGCGCGTCGAGCAGGTCACCCGCGGCTTCTCCCCCGGCCAGAACCAGCAGGGCGACCTGTTCGCGGAGAGCCTGTTCGACTCGGTCATGTACGTGTCGTTCCAGGAGCTCGCGACCCGCGTCAGCCACCGCAACACCGGCAAGGCCTGCGACGATCCGATCGCCGACCAGCTGCTGCAGCGCATCTCCGCCGACGAGAACCTGCACATGATCTTCTACCGGGACGTCTCGGCGGCCGGCCTCGACATCGCCCCCAACCAGGGCATGGCGTCGCTGCACCGCGTCCTGGACAACTTCAAGATGCCCGGATACACCGTGCCCGACTTCCGCCGCAAGGCCGTCGTCATCGCCGTCGGCGGGGTCTATGACCCGCGTATCCACCTGGACGACGTGGTGATGCCGGTACTGCGCAAGTGGCGCATCTTCGAGCGTGAGGACTTCACCGGCGAGGGCGCACGTCTGCGCGACGACCTCGGCCGCATCGTGGAAGAGCTCGAGGACGCCTGCGACAAGTTCGAGGTCGCCAAGGAACGTCGTCTGGAGCGCGAGCGCAAGGTGGCCGAGAAGAAGGCCATGAAGAACCTGTTGGTGTCGTCTTCGTCTTCATGA
- the dusB gene encoding tRNA dihydrouridine synthase DusB, producing MRIGPFALPSPVVLAPMAGVTNVAFRTLCRELEIARAGTVSGLYVCEMVTARALVERHPVTLHMTTFGPDESPRSLQLYTVDPETTYLAAKMIADEGMADHIDMNFGCPVPKVTKRGGGSALPYKRRLFGQIVAAAVRGVQGTDIPVTVKFRIGIDDAHHTHLDAGRIAAEEGAAAVALHARTAAQRYSGTADWDQIAALKAHVTSIPVLGNGDIFEADDALAMMAATGCDGVVIGRGCLGRPWLFAELSAAFTGRPAATPPTLGEVADIVRRHGELLSEHFGEDKGMRDIRKHVAWYLHGFPAGADLRRGLALVKTRAELDGLLDQLDADAPFPPAATGPRGRQGSAASVSLPEGWLDDPDDCAVPAGADVMHSGG from the coding sequence CTGCGGATCGGGCCGTTCGCATTGCCCAGCCCCGTCGTCCTGGCCCCGATGGCCGGCGTGACGAATGTGGCATTCCGCACACTGTGCCGCGAACTCGAGATCGCTCGCGCCGGCACTGTCAGCGGCCTCTATGTGTGCGAGATGGTGACCGCCCGGGCCCTGGTCGAGCGCCACCCGGTCACCCTGCACATGACCACCTTCGGCCCCGACGAATCGCCGCGGTCGCTGCAGCTCTACACCGTGGACCCGGAAACCACGTACCTGGCGGCCAAGATGATCGCCGACGAGGGCATGGCCGACCACATCGACATGAACTTCGGCTGCCCGGTGCCCAAGGTCACCAAGCGTGGCGGCGGATCGGCACTGCCCTACAAGCGGCGGTTGTTCGGCCAGATCGTGGCGGCGGCAGTGCGCGGCGTCCAGGGCACCGACATTCCAGTGACGGTGAAGTTCCGGATCGGCATCGACGACGCGCATCACACCCACCTGGACGCCGGGCGCATCGCCGCCGAGGAAGGCGCGGCAGCCGTGGCGCTGCACGCCCGTACGGCGGCGCAGCGCTACTCCGGCACGGCCGACTGGGACCAGATCGCGGCGCTCAAGGCCCATGTCACGAGCATTCCGGTGCTCGGCAACGGCGACATCTTCGAGGCCGACGACGCGCTGGCGATGATGGCCGCGACCGGGTGCGACGGCGTGGTCATCGGCCGCGGCTGCCTGGGCAGGCCGTGGCTGTTCGCCGAGCTCTCCGCGGCCTTCACCGGCCGGCCGGCCGCCACCCCGCCGACCCTGGGCGAGGTGGCCGACATCGTGCGCCGGCACGGTGAGCTGCTCAGCGAGCACTTCGGCGAAGACAAGGGCATGCGCGACATCCGCAAACATGTGGCCTGGTACCTGCACGGATTCCCGGCCGGTGCCGACCTGCGGCGCGGGCTGGCCTTGGTCAAGACCCGTGCCGAGCTCGACGGCCTGCTGGACCAGCTGGACGCCGACGCCCCGTTCCCGCCCGCGGCCACCGGTCCGCGCGGCCGGCAGGGGTCGGCCGCCTCGGTGTCGCTACCCGAAGGGTGGCTCGACGATCCCGACGACTGCGCGGTCCCGGCCGGGGCCGATGTGATGCATTCCGGAGGCTGA
- a CDS encoding TetR/AcrR family transcriptional regulator, which yields MPSGQRRGRWSGVPLQERAARRRDELIAAGVTLLGKADGPALTVRAVCRAAELTERYFYESFADRDTFVRAVYDDVCARAMSALTTAVTPREAVERFVALMVDDPTRGRVLLLAPESEPVLTRSGAEWMPDFIGLLQRKLTRIADPVRQAMVATSLIGALTALFTAYLDERLPASREQFIDYCVDMLLGRVGSF from the coding sequence GTGCCATCCGGTCAACGACGCGGCCGATGGTCGGGCGTTCCGCTGCAGGAACGCGCGGCGCGTCGCCGCGACGAACTGATCGCCGCGGGCGTCACCCTGCTAGGCAAAGCCGACGGGCCGGCCCTGACCGTCCGCGCGGTGTGCCGGGCGGCCGAACTCACCGAGCGCTACTTCTACGAGAGCTTCGCCGACCGCGACACGTTCGTCCGGGCGGTCTACGACGACGTCTGCGCCCGGGCCATGTCAGCCCTGACCACCGCCGTCACTCCCCGCGAAGCGGTGGAGCGATTCGTCGCACTGATGGTCGACGACCCCACCCGGGGCCGGGTGCTGCTGCTCGCTCCGGAATCCGAACCGGTACTGACCCGGTCCGGCGCGGAGTGGATGCCCGACTTCATCGGCCTGTTGCAACGCAAACTGACCCGCATCGCCGACCCGGTACGCCAGGCCATGGTGGCCACCAGCCTCATCGGCGCCCTGACCGCGTTGTTCACCGCCTATCTCGACGAGCGGCTGCCGGCCAGCCGCGAACAGTTCATCGACTACTGCGTCGACATGCTGCTCGGGCGGGTCGGCAGTTTCTGA
- a CDS encoding MarR family winged helix-turn-helix transcriptional regulator, whose amino-acid sequence MKTKLELIDAIAGLMATVGDRLGNDGESDAERDFMAARCPQRLQTLVRTLPTSSMHLLAEIAEGPVSVVGLAARSGRLKGTVSKHVQRLVEAGLVARTPVPGNRKEIELGLTADGELVVDVHRELHDEMDRGTRDFLLRYSGADLQVLVKVLADLAGAHKDGVRLVPPDDRP is encoded by the coding sequence GTGAAAACCAAACTGGAGCTGATCGACGCCATCGCGGGGTTGATGGCCACGGTGGGCGACCGGCTCGGGAATGACGGGGAGAGCGACGCGGAACGCGATTTCATGGCCGCCAGATGCCCCCAGCGGTTGCAGACGCTGGTGCGGACGCTACCGACGTCGTCGATGCACCTGCTGGCGGAAATCGCCGAAGGTCCGGTCAGCGTGGTCGGACTGGCAGCGCGCTCCGGCAGGCTCAAGGGCACGGTGTCCAAGCACGTGCAGCGGCTGGTCGAGGCCGGCCTCGTGGCCCGCACGCCGGTACCCGGCAACCGCAAGGAGATCGAGCTCGGCCTGACCGCCGACGGAGAACTGGTCGTCGACGTGCACCGGGAACTGCACGACGAGATGGACCGCGGAACCCGCGATTTCCTGCTGCGCTACAGCGGGGCTGACCTGCAGGTACTGGTCAAGGTGCTGGCAGACCTGGCCGGGGCGCACAAAGACGGGGTCCGCCTGGTGCCGCCCGACGACCGGCCCTGA